The stretch of DNA AGGTATTACGACACCCTATCCCAATGGAGCTTTTTACATATTTCCAAGTTGTGAGCAGTTGATAGGGAAGAGAACGCAAAACGGGAGAATCATAAATGATGATAGTGATTTTGCGGATTATTTGCTTGAAGAAGCTTTGGTTGCAGTTGTTCCAGGTATCGCATTTGGAACCAAAAACTTCTTCAGAATTTCATATGCAACATCTGAAGAGCTGTTAAAAGAGGCCTGCGCCAGAATTAAACTTGCTTGCGATAAATTATCATAGTTATATACCTCTCGTAAATCAAGAGTTGGCAAATTTATAGACGACAGAGAACTTGGAAAAGAGCTAGGAATACAAGCGATGAGCATGAGGTGATTACATATGTACGCAAACGTTATGCGAAATCCGAAGTATTTTGAGGCCAAATTTCGAAGTTAGCGGGATATGCACCCATAGAATATACTAAGTTTTTTATCCAAGACTTTTGTTTTAATTTGCAAAGCATCTAATATCGAATGGAAAAGGTTATCATGCGAAAAATTATCTTCTTTTTTCAATGATAAGCAGTTTTTGTGTATTTTAAAGTCATCCAGATAGTTATCTGAAAGCCACATTATCATTGGCACATGTTTTTGATTTTTAGGGGCAATCATATAAGGCATTCCGTGTAAATATATCCCATTTTCTCCCAATGACTCGCCGTGATCTGAAACATATAACATAGCAGTGTTAACATCCTTTTTATCCTTTAAAAACGCGATCAACTTCGCCAAGAAGTAATCAGTGTATAAAATTGTATTATCATAACTATTCACTATAGACTCTGGGCTGCATTGTTGCAATTCTGTGGTCTTGCAGATTGGGGTAAATTGATAAAAGCTCTCCGGCGTCCTAATGTAATAAGCTGGCCCATGGCTTCCCTTCTGATGCAGTACCACAAATAAATCCTGCCCTTTGTTGTGGGAAATATAGTCCTCAAGAATCTCCAACATTGATTCATCGTAAATTTCTTTGTCATATTTGTTTCTTAACCATTTATCTGTATGTATTGTTGTGCTCCCATCGCATACTTCTTTACAGCCGCTATTATTATCGATCCATAGCACCTGAAAATCTGAACTTTTGATTAAATTTAATAGATTATCACTATGTTTTAGATTACCTTTAGTAAAGTTAGCCCTATCAAAAGATGAAAAAATACAAGGAACAGAAGCAGCGGTAGAAGTACCACAGGCAGACACGTTCTCATAATTGATTATATCCAGTGCCTTTAATTTTGGATTTGTTTCTCTTTTATACCCGTTTAATGAGAAATTTTCTGCTCTGGCTGTCTCTCCAACAACAAAAACAAATATACTAGGTCTCTTGTGGATGCTCCACCTTTTGTCTTTTACTGCCTCACTTGGAATAAAATCAATCGGTTTTTCTGCTGGATATATCAACTTTAAGTTCTGGTATATTGCATTAACAAAGTTATTCGGAATGATACGGTGGACAATATCTTTATGATTTCTAAATATCGAAGCGAAAGTTTTAAATTGAAAAAATATCAGCAGCAGCATCAAACCCGCACATACTATGACCCCAGATAAACATTTTAAAAAGGTCAACACCTTATTAGGATAAACGATATTTGAGCGGCAGACAAGAATCGTTGGTAATAAACCAGTGATGAAAAATATAAAAACTAGGTTTGATGTGAGCAATTCCCTGGACTCTTTAAAATCTGTTTCCAAAACATTCTCTACCATAAAAGAATCAACCACTATCCCGTACTTGAGCATGAAATATTGAGCCAAAGATGCTGTAAGTAATATCAGAATTACAATCGGCTTGTGAATGAACGGTATTGATATACAAGAAAATCCTATATAAAGAAAACATATCAGTACTAGCAAAAAAACAGCCAAAAAATACATTGGAAGAAAGCCGTCGCCCACGGGTGATAAATTCAGAAGGAATATAAATAACGGGATATTTAAAAAAACGGCCGTATACAATGCCATCAACAAATTAAACACCGGCAATTGGATGTTTAATTTAGTTAAAAATTTTTCTCTCATCGTTCGCTTAAGGAACCTATATTTTGTTGAGTTCAGATTCAGTAGTGTACATCATTTTCTTGGGCTTTTCCACGAAATATATAGTAACTACACCCTGTATAAACTAAAACCACGGGTAAAATTAAGGCAACACCTATAAGCATAAAAGACATAGACTCAGGGGAAGCAGCTGCTTCCCAAATTGTGATTTTCCTTGGCACAGCCCACGGCCATAAAGAAACCCCAAAGCCAAAAAATCCAAGACAAAACAGCAATATTGTCAATAAAAATGGACTTAGCTCACCATTCTCAACTACTGCCTTATATAAAAAATAGCTTACCACCACAGCCATCACAGGCGCCGGCAATAAATAAAATATATTAGACACCTTAAACCAAGTATTATATATATCTTGATCAATAAAAAGTATCCACAAACTTACAATCCCCAGTAATATAGGCAGGCACCGTCAAGTTAATGGAGGTAAGGGCGTGACAGGGCACCGTCAAGTTAAAAAAGTTGAGGTGCAAAAGGTATTGAGAGAAGAGGGAAAAAATAGTAAATTGGAGCAAAATAAAAAATAATAGAAAAACAATGGAAGAAAGAGCGAGCAGATACAGATATCCAATGGTGATAATAGGACATGCAGTTTGGTTGTACCACAGATTTAATTTGAGTTATAGAGACGTAGCAGAAGAGTTGTTATAAAGGGGTATAGAAGTAAGCCATGAAACGATAAGAGCATGGTGTATTAAATTTGGAAAAAGGTTTTTAGATATAATCAAGAAGAAGTAGAGGAAAGCAAAGGATAAATGGCATTTGGATGAGATGAGCATTAAAATTAACGGTAAATATTTTATTTTGTGGAGAGCTGTAGATGAAGATGGATATGAGATAGATGTCTTCCTACAGACCAGACGTAATAAAAAGTCTGCGATAAGGTTTTTATCAAGATTATTACAATCAAATCCAGTACCCAGAGTAATCGTGACAGATAAATTAAAAAGCTATACCAAACCTATAAAAGAAATGTGCCCTAAAACAGAGCATAGGCGCCATAAAGGATTAAATAATAGGGTTGAAAATGCACACCAACCAACACGCAGGAAAGAGAAATGCCTAATAAAATTCAAATCTCCTTCTGGGGTACAGCAAACTCTTTCTTTGATGGGAAAAATAAGGAACATATTTTCAGTAGATGTGGGCAGGTATATTAACAGTTCTAGCAAGCAAAAAGAAATGTTTTTCGAAGCTAAATCTATTTGGGATCACGCCGCTCAATCCATAGCTGCTGCATAATTTTCAAAAAGATGCTCTGTCACGCCCTTACCTCCATTAACTTGACGGTGCCGGTCTGTTAGATGTCTATTGTAGGTCAATATGACATACAATAGTATAAAAGTAAAGAGTATATTTATGGGTCTGTTAGACTTACATTGGACCTACATCGTGGGTCTACCAACTTTTATCTAACTTCTCAGAAGTAATACTATGTTCAATAAAGCAATTTCTCATGTCAGCAATATTTGCCATTTCATAAATTATTTCTTCTATTTCACTATCTAAATTTTCTTCAGTAGTATATTTTATAGTCAATTTATAATCCCAAGAATCTTTACAAGGTTTTTCTAAATCATAGTAGCTATTTAAATAATCTTCTATTTCTTGTCTAACTCTTGTTTTTCCTCTAACAAACTTACTATTATTTTCAACCATCAGCCATAAATCAAGCTCAATAGATTTCTCTATATCTTTGGATATATCGTATGTTTTTAAAATCTTTTGAACAGTGCCAGTTCCTATATTTAACTTTTTTGCTATTTTTAATATAGCCATTCCGCCAGCTCTTAAACTTAATACGTCTTGTACCTTCTCTTCAAATATAATTGGTCTACCTAGTTGAGTACCACTATTTTTAGCTCTCTCTAATCCAGCTTTAACTCTTTCACTAATTATAGAACGCTCAAATTCACTAAATACACCTATCATCTGAAACATTGCTTTTCCAGATGAGGTTCTTGTATCTATGCCTTGTTGATGAAGATATAAATCTACACCTTTATCATCAAGGAGTTTAAGGAAACTAACCAAATCCTGTAATGATCTACCTAATCTACATACAGACCATGCAGCTACTATATCTATTTTATTTTGCAATATAGCTTTTTGTAGCTTTAAAAACTCAGGTCTATCTGATTTAGTACCACTTATCCCAGTATCTATATAATATTTATAAATATGCCAGCCAGATTTCTTAGCAACTTTATCTAACTCTAATCTTTGGTTATCAGTGGTTTGCTCATTTGTTGAAACCCTTAAATAAAATGCTACTTTCTTCATGTTATTTTATAAACAGAATCTCTTTTTCCAATTCTTATGACTAGTACTACAAGGTCATTATCTTTAATCTGTGATAAAATCCTATATTTGCCAACTCTGTATCTCCATATTTTAACTAAATCATTAGACTTTAATGCAATTCCATGAGCTCTAGGGTCTTGTTGTACTTTTTGTCGTAAATAGCCTATAATCCTTTTCTGCTCTTGTTTTTCTAGCTTACTAAAGTCTTTATCAGCCCCAGTAGTAAAATTAATCCGCCAAGTCATATTTTTTTTCAATCTCATCCAAAGATATAGTAGACTCTCCTTTTTCTATTCTAGCTAAAGCAATTAAAATATCAGCTTTCTCTTCTAAATAATTTTCTAAAGCCTTTTTTATAATATATCCTTTGTTACGATCTGTTTCAGAAGAAACAATATTAAGAATATGATTTAACTCTTCTGGAATCCTTGCAGTAATTGTAGCCATATAAATTTACAATAAATTATTTAATAAATATAACTTATGAATACAACGTATTCAATGTTATTTGTTATAAATGTAAGATTTATTATAACTGAAGCCTGTACAAAAAACAATGGTTTATTGTATGAAAATTTACCTATTCTGCAGAGCCCCTTTCCCCTTGATTATTTTCCTCATTTTCATTAGGGTTTTTTGTATGGTTGGCTAGCCATTTAATTTCCAATCCTTCATATTCTATTTGCTGCTTGACTTCATCTAAAGATAAAAACCAGTCATCATACATCATTTCTTCATTTGAATCTGGCCATTTTGTTCCATCATTTGGCCATGTAAATATATAATATCCCTTTCTACCGTCACTTGCGGCACTTTCAATCATAATTTCGCCATGAGGACTATATTCGCCCTTTGTTATTTTTCCTTTTACTCCTAATTTTATTTCTACCATATCACTTTATTATTATATGATTATTTGTTATTCTTTTTCCTACTTGATTGTACCTTTCTAAGTGAAAATGCCTTGGATAAGGTGGGTGATTACCTTCAATAGAGCCCCTATCAATCCTAAATTGTCTTAAACCATCAGCACTTCTGAATACACCTTTATCAATTTCTTTATACCCTTCACCAAGCCATTTCTCTCCTAATTCTAAAGCTTCAGATTCTGTAAATTTTTGTGAACTAGTAAATTTACCATCCTTATTATTTGTTTCTTTAATTGTTTCTTCGAATTTATTATCATCATTATTATCTCCTGGATCGAAGTCATCATCAGGATCAGGTGCTCCTGATGAGGCTACTGCTGTTCCTGGCTCTTGCTGAGTTTGCTGCTTATCTTTAGAAATATCATCATTGCTATCTTTGTAAGATTCTTCATTAAGCTTATCTGTTGTAATTTTAATTCCAAGCCAAGCTGCAGCTCCTATTGAAATTTCCAGAACAGCTTTTACGCATGCAGAACTTGTCGCACAGCTTCTTATTGCCTGACCAATTCCCATCGCCGCTAATGGCAATGCTGCTGGTCTAATCACTGGATTTTCTGACATATACTTCGATACTGCTGCATATGCTGTATCAATTGCGCCATTTCTATCTAATACCAAATTATTACTTTCTAAGTGATGTGCTAATCTAATAATTGATAATTTTTTATATATATCACCATTGAGTTCTGGATATTTTTCTAAAATTTTTTGATCTATTTCTGATAATTCATCTAGAGTATTTTTTCTTGCATATTTATTATTTGTAAATACTTGATCCTTGGGATTAAATTTAGTTTTCTCATCTTGTGTGATGCTTTCTTTATTTGGCAATATATTACCTAATGCTTCCCCAACCTCACCAACTGCATCCATAAAGCTAGTTGCAATATTCTCAAAGAACTTTCCAGATTTTAGATTTTCTATTGCCTTCTTCTTTGTTTCTTCATTTAAAGAGCTAAACTTAGCTCTTATTGTTTCTATTTTATAATTATAATCAAAGCTACTTGTCTTACTTACATCTCTATTTGCTTTTTCTATTTCACATACTTTATTAACTTCACTTTCTGTACATTTGACTTCTCCTTTTCCTATTGTCGCAAATGTATATCCATCCCCATCTCTTCCGCCAATCACAACTCCGTATTTACTTATCTTTCCATCGCTTCCTTTGTTTTCAGTTATATAATTAATACTTGCTCCAAGAGTATGCCCCTCATCACTATCGTATACATGCTTCACAAATAACTCTCCTACAGTAAGTATCAAATTACCCACATCTTTGTAATTCCCTTCTTCATCTACTTCAGCATTTGCTATCATTGCTCCATTTAACTCTAGCGCATGTGCTACTATTATATTTGTATCTTCTTGTCCAACTAACCTTGTTAACTTACTTACTACATTTCTCTTACCACTACTTACTTCAAATGATCCACCATAGTTCTTAGATACACTATTACCCCATCCTTTTGATAATCCAAAGCTCCTACCACTGCTTTCTTCTAGCTCTTTTACTGATTCCAATATTAAACTCTCAAAGCTTGCTTCAAGTGATTTTGCTTCTATAAATGTACCTTTGATATCCGCATGTCCCTTTACTTTTAACTCTAATCTATTTGTTACATATATTTCTGCATGAATAGGAACTATCTCGTCACTATTTAGCTTTCCTGTATTGCCACCTACATTTGAACCTACAGTTCCACTCATTCCAACTTGGATATTTATTCCACCGCCTTGTGATCTTCTATGTTCTTCGTTATTTGCTGTATTTGTAGTTAGCTTATTTGTATTAAAATATGCATCATATGCTTTGATCTGTGTTGATTTTAATCTCAACTCCTCACTTGTGCTTTCATATGTGCCTTCTTTTAATTTTCCATCTTCTTCTTTTCCTACTTCTATTGTTGTAAACTTAACTGTTCTTTTATCTAACTCATTACTGCTTTCTGAATAACTTGCAGATAACCATACTCCACCTTGGAATAATCCTCCACCTGCTGCTATACCCATTAATGTATTATATGCATCCCATGCTGCAAATGCTGTATTAATCGCTCCTTCTTTCCCACCTTGCCTAATACTTTTATCTACACTCTTACCACTTTCTATAAGTCCTGCTATACTATTTTGTATCCCTAACTTCAATCCTAAAAACCCTTCTACTTTCCTTTGGCTATGTGTCTTAGTATCATATACCACATCATGTATTTCTAGTTTAGATCTTGTTGTTAACTTTTCCTCTGCTTTTATATACGCTCCTTCTGTATAAATAGTTTCATCTGTATCTAGTGTTATAAAATGCCCTACTAAACTTGAGACCCTATGTATTGCTTCCGCACTCGTCTCTCTACTTTTACTCACCTTAATCCCAAGCCCTACACTTTGCTCTCTTGAATTTGATGTAAATGCAAAGCCTATTCCTTTTTTATCTACAGCCGCATAACTAAAATCTAATTCTGGTGCTGCCACTAACTTTATCCCTTTTGGTGCTTTTATTTCTATCGTCTCAGCCTCTACCTTACTTGCCAACTGTAACCATCCGCCACTTCCATAGCCTATAAATGTGGCACATTTTCCATCCATAGTTTTAACCACATTTTTCTCATCTTCTAACCCCTTACAGTCGTTATTAATTTGAATTATTGTAGGAACTATCTCCTCAGATACTGATTTGCCAACATATTTTTTGCTTCTTATTACATAATCACTTTCTCCCCACTCTTCTTTTAGCAGTATATTCTTACCAGGTAATAAGCTTATTAATCCAACAATATCATCTTTTCCAGTCTTAATCTCCATTGAGCTTGTTGTTATGATCGCTGCCCTTATTGCTGTATCTTCTAATGACCCAAATACTACTTTCTTAGCTGCACTTATAAAAGGTCTTATAATATTCGTAATGCTACTATATGAATATGTTTCACTACTAAACACGAACCAACTATCATCTTCATATCTCTCACTTATATACTTATTCGCAACTGCTTCTATTACATTCTTCCCAAGCTTTGCTTCTAACTCAAATTCTCCTTCTGTTTTAATTATTGGTGAGTATAAGTAATTTCCATTTTGACTTACTATCTTTATATCTCCACTTGCCATTATCCTAGCAAGTTCATATTCTAAACTCTCACTTCTACTATACCCATCACCCCATGAATAATATAATTTATTATATATTGCAGCTGGTATAACTATTACCTTATCTCCTGATTCTATTGCAATGGTATTAGCTTTTATCTCTCCACCTTTTACACCAATATTTCCTTTAGAATTTACTTTAAAGCTTCCACTCAAATCTACTGCTGGACTATTCATTGGCACATAGCTTACTTTATGCGAGTTACTACTATATTGTTCAATCACCTTCACAAGCATTTCCATTATAAAGCTACCTCTAGCCTCGACATTTAAACTACCACTTCCCTTAATTTGATTTAGCTGATAAATATTCCTTGCTTCTATAAATGTATCTCCTATTGAATCTATCAATCCACCATTAAATACATCTTCATCTATAATTAATGTTGTATCCTTAAGTGCTATCGTTGCACTACTATAACCATCCTTAAGTATCTCTTCTGTTACATACAATCTTAAAGACCATGCTTCAATTTCATTTATATTTTCTTTTACTGGCCACAGTATTGCATCCACAAGCTCACTTTGTTGCCATCTTGTTAATTCTATGCCTGGTATTAACCCTAAATCCCTTTTAGCTGTGACTGCATTCTTAAGCAATTGATCAAACTCTTCATCATCATTCTTCTTATGATTCCATATATATGCTTTACCTAACTTATCAAAGATTGCTCTTTTTAATACCTCATGTTCATAATCAGGGTCTGCTAGTATTTGTATAATATCACCTGTACTATATCCCAATTCCTTCAGTAAATAAGCAGTTCCTTTTTGTTTCATTCCTGGAAGCTCAAATATACTTTCAAATATGTAATTGGTTACTAATCCACCACTTGCAACTAACCCAGTCCCATCACCAGCAAGTGCACAACTATCTCCGCAAGACCCATCTCCTATTGCTAATTGATTTGGTGTATTTACTTTGTAAATCCCAGGATTATATTGCTCAAAGAAATATCTTAAAAATCTTGCTTCTTGACTGCTTTGACCACCAAAGTTAAATACATTATCCAATCTTATTTCATAACCTTCCTTCCTTAGACTATTCATCATATCAATTGCTGATAGCTTAAACTCTTCTATCTCCTGTGATTTTAAATCATATGGTACCAGTGCATTGCTATTATCCTTAAACTCATCAAGTAGTTTTGACAATTCACTTTTTGCTACTGCATAATTTGAAAGCCCTGCTACCCTAGCTCCTTCTACATCTGTAAATGCTACTGTTGAAGGATAGGTTTTATATATTGTGGTTCCTTTTCTTGTGTTATAAAAATTGTTATTTGTTTGCACATCTTCATTTATATATCTGATCGCTTCTTGACCTCTCAGAATTATTTCTAAAATTGGGTTTTTAAAGAATGCCTCAAATTGACTATTACTTCCTGTGGTTTGTATTATATTGTCATTAAAATATGCTTCCGTACTAGCTTTTATACATTTAAATTTTAAAATAAAATCTGATTGTCTACCCCTTTTTGTTAGATCATCCCCTATATTTCTTAGGTATTTCTCATTAGAGACTGGAACCATGTACTCGTCTCCAGGGTAATATTCCCAATAATAAAACATACTAATATTATGCTCTTCTATTACAAGACTTTTAGCTATGTTTTCTATACTAATTTTTGGGCTCTGTCGCATCTGTAATATGATGCAAAAACTTTCAAATTATTTGTATATTTTTCCATTAAGCAGTTAGTGAAAGAAATTTATCAAAGTCAGAATTATAATTGTCATTGTCAGCAAGTTGTCCTTTTTTAATCATGTGCAAGAGCTCTATTCCTGCAATAGTCCTGGCGGCACTTCTAAAGGATTTGAAACCAAGCATCGGTCTAGTTCGTTTCTTTACAAATCTGTGATCGCCTTCTATCCTATTGTTTAGATATTTGTTATGCCTAATTTCTATTTGGTCTTCTTTAGATAATGGCTTATTGATCGAATTCAAAGCAGAAGTATTAGAGCCACTTTTATCTATATTAACCTTTATAGGCTGGCCACTAGATTTAATTGCTTTCCTGAAAAACGCTTTAGCTGCCCTTTTATCTCTTTTTGCTCTTAGCATAAAATCTATGGTATCCCCGTATTTATCAACTGCTCTATACAAATAGACCCATTTACCTTTAACCTTGATATATGTCTCGTCCATTCTCCAGCTGCCGTTGACTGGCTTTTTTCTTTTTCTGAATCTTCCTTCAAGTATTGGCATAAACTTTACTACCCATCTTTGTAGAGTGGCGTGATCTATGTTGAGTCCTCTCAACCCGCCTATCTCTTCTATCTCTCTGTAACTTAAAGAATATCTTCCTTTCATATACAGCGATACCATAATGATTTCTGCGCCATATTCATGGTTCTTAAAATACTTCATTAATTTTGGGTCTACTTTAAACATTATTACCAGCAACTATTTCTTTCAGAATATCAAAAATTCTTATGTGTTTCAACAGATGCGACAGAACCCAGAATTTTCAAAAAGATGCTCTGTCACGCCCTTACCTCCATTAACTTGACGGTGCCGTAAAATTACATCCACACTCTTTGCATTTATACCTTTGCATACCCCTAATATTACCATTCTTAACGTATTTACTGCTACTGCATTTTTTACACTCTGTATTCATATTTCTATTTTCTTTGTTGCTCGCTATATTCATTTTAGCATCTTATCTATCTTATGGCAACACTCCCAAAAAATTGGCTTCAAAACATTTCTGCAGTATCTCATAACATCTGAGCGCTATTTGTACGTTTCTAATCCTAATCGTTCGTGTTCCTGGATTTTTTAAAGCTATCTGTCGTCCACACATTTGCCAATTCTTAATTTGACTTAAGTTGCACGACTTACGTTGACAGATAAATCAAACATCAAACTTTTTCAGAACATAACTCAGAATTCCATCATTCAGGAAATACTCCAGCTCCATATCTGTATCTATTCTTACAAGCAGATCAATCTCGTATACGGACTTCTTATCACGTTCTATTATACACTTTATAGCTCCTTTAGGCCGCACTTTATTGTATCCCAGTAAAGTGACTGATTCGCTCCCATTCAACTCAAATGTATCTAAAGAGGTGTTTACAAGTTGCAGAGGCAATACCCCCATGCCAACTAAATTTGACCGATGAATTCTTTCAAAACTTTCCGCTATCACTGCTTTGATGCCAAGTAACTTCGTACCTTTGGCTGCCCAATCTCTAGACGAACCTGTGCCGTACTCTTTGCCCGCAAAAACTACAAGTGGAACACCATCTTTTTTATAATCAACTGCGGCAGCATGAATTGTTGTTAAGGTGCCCGTGTTATTTTGATCATAGTACTTGGTATAGCCACCTTCCTTCCCACCCGCTATTTTATTTTTAATTCTGATATTGGCAAACGTTCCTCTGACCATCACCTCGTCGTTTCCCCTTCTCGAGCCAAATGAATTAAAGTTTTCTGGTAGTACTCCCTTATCAATTAGATACTCTCCCGCTGAGTGGTTTTTGGAAATGTTACCCGCAGGGCTGATATGATCAGTGGTAACACTATCTCCAAAAATTGCTAATATTCTTGCTTCTTTCAGGCTGTCTATGGCAGAGTTGCTTACCTCTGACTCTTTGAAAAAAGGAGGTTTCTTTATGTATGTGCTTTCATGCTGCCATGAGTAACATAACGTTTTATCAATTCTAATTCCCTCCCATTCTTTATCTCCCCTAAGTATATCTCTATACTTGGCAATATAAGTCTCTCTGTTTAGAACCTCATCAATCACCTCTTTTATTTCTTGATTAGATGGCCATATGTCTTTAAGGTACACCCCCTGACCGTTTTCATCAAATCCTAACGCTTCATTTAGAATATCAAAATCAATATACCCCACAAGAGCAAACGCAACGCAAAGAATTGGAGAGGCTAAATAGTTATCTTTTACCAGAGGGTGGATTCTGCCTTCAAAGTTTCTATTACCAGACAATATCGATGCAACAGACAAGCCTCTCTCTTTTATCTCCTCCTCTACTTCTTTCAATAACGGTCCAGAGTTTCCTATGCATGTTGTGCATCCGTAACCCACTAGGTAAAAACCAAGTTTTTCAAGATAATACATTAACCCTGATTTTTCTAAATATTGCGTTACCACTTTAGAACCTGGTGCTAACGATGTTTTTACCCATTTTTTAGTTCTAAGCCCACTTTCGTAAGCCTTTTTAGCAAGTAAACCAGCACCTATCAAGACATACGGATTAGAAGTGTTGGTACAACTGGTAATTGCAGAAATCACTATGTCACCATTTTGCAATTTATCATGTTTTTCTTTATCCCTAACTTTTTGTTTAAGCTCTGAAAGCTCAATTCTATCCTGAGGCCGTTTAGGGCCTGCTATGCATGGTTTGATACTACTTATGTCTAGTTCCAAATACTCATTATACCGGACTTGCTGTTCCAGGTTATCTTGCCAAATACCCTGTTCTTTTGCATAAGCTTCCACTAAGGCGATTTGCAATTTGTCTCTTCCTGTTAAATGTAGATATCTTATTACTTCCTGGTCAATTGGGAAATGCCCACAAGTTGCTCCATATTCTGGCGCCATGTTAGCGACTGTTGCTCGTTCAAATAGCGAAAGAGCTTCAACTCCTGGACCATAAAACTCCACAAATTTACCAACCACATTTTCTTTCCTCAAAATTTCGGTGATAGTCAGAACCAAATCTGTAGCTGTGACTCCTTGAGGCAGCTTCCCTGTTAGTTTAAACCCGACTACTTTTGGGATAAGTAGTGATACTGGCTGCCCTAACATGCATGCCTCCGCTTCTATCCCCCCAACTCCCCATCCAAGCACTGACAAACCGTTTATCATAGTTGTGTGACTATCAGTTCCAACTAATGTATCAAAAAAAGCTGTTTTGCACCCATTCACATCTCGGCTGGAAACAACATCTGCTAGATACTCTAGATTGACTTGATGGCAAATTCCTGTCCCTGGTGGAATGACCCGGAAGTTTTCAAACGACTCCTGACCCCATTTTAGGAACTGATACCTCTCATTA from Candidatus Bandiella woodruffii encodes:
- a CDS encoding phosphoethanolamine--lipid A transferase; translation: MREKFLTKLNIQLPVFNLLMALYTAVFLNIPLFIFLLNLSPVGDGFLPMYFLAVFLLVLICFLYIGFSCISIPFIHKPIVILILLTASLAQYFMLKYGIVVDSFMVENVLETDFKESRELLTSNLVFIFFITGLLPTILVCRSNIVYPNKVLTFLKCLSGVIVCAGLMLLLIFFQFKTFASIFRNHKDIVHRIIPNNFVNAIYQNLKLIYPAEKPIDFIPSEAVKDKRWSIHKRPSIFVFVVGETARAENFSLNGYKRETNPKLKALDIINYENVSACGTSTAASVPCIFSSFDRANFTKGNLKHSDNLLNLIKSSDFQVLWIDNNSGCKEVCDGSTTIHTDKWLRNKYDKEIYDESMLEILEDYISHNKGQDLFVVLHQKGSHGPAYYIRTPESFYQFTPICKTTELQQCSPESIVNSYDNTILYTDYFLAKLIAFLKDKKDVNTAMLYVSDHGESLGENGIYLHGMPYMIAPKNQKHVPMIMWLSDNYLDDFKIHKNCLSLKKEDNFSHDNLFHSILDALQIKTKVLDKKLSIFYGCISR
- a CDS encoding cytochrome d ubiquinol oxidase subunit II, which codes for MPILLGIVSLWILFIDQDIYNTWFKVSNIFYLLPAPVMAVVVSYFLYKAVVENGELSPFLLTILLFCLGFFGFGVSLWPWAVPRKITIWEAAASPESMSFMLIGVALILPVVLVYTGCSYYIFRGKAQENDVHY
- a CDS encoding recombinase family protein — encoded protein: MKKVAFYLRVSTNEQTTDNQRLELDKVAKKSGWHIYKYYIDTGISGTKSDRPEFLKLQKAILQNKIDIVAAWSVCRLGRSLQDLVSFLKLLDDKGVDLYLHQQGIDTRTSSGKAMFQMIGVFSEFERSIISERVKAGLERAKNSGTQLGRPIIFEEKVQDVLSLRAGGMAILKIAKKLNIGTGTVQKILKTYDISKDIEKSIELDLWLMVENNSKFVRGKTRVRQEIEDYLNSYYDLEKPCKDSWDYKLTIKYTTEENLDSEIEEIIYEMANIADMRNCFIEHSITSEKLDKSW
- a CDS encoding type II toxin-antitoxin system RelE/ParE family toxin, coding for MKKNMTWRINFTTGADKDFSKLEKQEQKRIIGYLRQKVQQDPRAHGIALKSNDLVKIWRYRVGKYRILSQIKDNDLVVLVIRIGKRDSVYKIT
- a CDS encoding DUF6290 family protein, yielding MATITARIPEELNHILNIVSSETDRNKGYIIKKALENYLEEKADILIALARIEKGESTISLDEIEKKYDLAD